Genomic DNA from Neisseria lisongii:
AGCAGCGACCCCAATGCCTTAATCGGGCTGCCTTTGTTTAAGCTGGTTGAGTTTTTGGCGGAAGAAGGTTGGGCGGTGGTGTGAGGCCGTCTGAAAACAGGGCTTTGTGCGAATATGAATAAATAAAATCATACATCAGACAGGAAAAATAATGAAACCGGTTTTATATTTGATTCCCACGCCGCTGGCGGCGCATGATACGCCTTGTCTGCTGCCGCATGAGCAGGCGCAGATTGTGGGGCTGACGGATTTTGTGGTTGAGGCGGAAAAAACCGCCCGCAGCCATCTGAAGCATTTGGGCGTAACTGCGCCGATTCGTGAGTTGAATCTGCAAACGCTGAACGAGCATACCGATCCGAAAACGCTTCCCGAGTTGCTGAAACCGTTGCAGGAAGGGCGCAGCATGGGGATTGTCAGCGAGGCGGGCTGTCCGGCGATTGCCGATCCGGGGGCGGATTTGGTGGCGCTGGCGCACCGTCAGGGTTTTGAAGTGCGGCCGCTGGTCGGGCCGTCCAGCGTATTGCTGGCGTTGATGGCTTCGGGGGCGAACGGTCAGAATTTTGCGTTTAAGGGCTATCTGCCGTCTGAAAAAAACAGCCGGATTGAGGCTTTGAAAAATCTGGAAAAACGCAGCCGCAGCCAAAATGAAACGCAGATTTTTATCGAAACGCCGTACCGCAACGAGGCGCTGTTGGCCGATGCCTTGTCTTGTCTGCACGAGGCAACCCGCCTGTGCGTGGCCTGCGAACTGACTTCGCCGGAGCAGGTGATTGTCAGCAAAACGGTTGCCGATTGGCGAAAAAGCGGTGAGCGGCCGGATTTGAGAAAGCGTCCGACGATTTTTGTGCTTCATGTCGGATGATGCTAAAGATATGGCGGAATGATCCCAAAGTAAAACAAGCTGCAGCCAATACCGTATAGCGGATTAACTTAACTTTCGCTACGGCGTTGCTGCGCCTAGCCGTACTACTTGTACTGTCTTCGGCTTGCTGCCTTGTATCGAAAATTAATTAAATCCGCTATAGAACTTTGAGGTTGTTCCATCATACAAAACAAGCCGTCTGAAAATCTGATTTTCAGACGGCTTGTTGGTTTACGGCTGCGGCTTAGGAAACGACTTCGCCTTGGCTGCGCTGTTTTTCAATGGATTTGTTGATATACCATTGTTGGGCGATGGTCAAGAGGTTGTTGATGATCCAGTACAGCACCAAACCTGACGGGAAGAAGAAGAACATTACCGAGAAAATCAGCGGCATAATCTTCATCATTTTCGCCTGCACAGGGTCGGTCGGCGGCGGATTCAGGTAGGTTTGGACGAACATGGTTGCGGCCATAATCAGCGGCAAAATGTAGTAAGGGTCGGCACGGCTCAGGTCGGTAATCCAGCCCAGCCAAGGTGCTTGACGCAGTTCGACCGAGGCAAACAGCGCCCAGTAGAGGCCGATAAATACCGGAATCTGCAGCAACATCGGTAAGCAGCCGCCCAGCGGGTTGATTTTTTCGTCTTTGTAAAGCTGCATCATGGCTTGTTGCTGCGCCATGCGGTCTTCGCCGTATTTCTCTTTGATGGCCTGCAGTTTCGGCGCAACGGCACGCATTTTCGCCATCGAGCGGTAAGAGGCGTTGGTCAGCGGATAGAGAACGGCTTTGACGATAATGGTCAGTGCGATAATCGCCCAGCCCCAGTTGCCGATAAAGCCGTGCAACACGTTGAGCAGCCAGAACAGCGGCGAGGCGAACCAGTGTACTTTGCCGTAGTCTTTTGCCAGTTGCAGATTATCGGCAACATTGGCAATCACACGGGTGGTTTGCGGGCCGGCATACAGTTTCATGTCGATCGAAGTTTTGCCGCCTGCGGCCACGGGTGCCATCGGTACGCTGACACCTGCGCTGTATAAGTTGTCGTTGCGGCGTTTGAGATCGATACGGCAATCGCCTTGGCTGCAGACGGTTTGGCCGTCTTTAGGCTGCAGAATCCAAGTTGCCATAAAGTGGTGTTCGATCATGCCCAGCCAGCCGGTTTTGGCGGTGCGGCCGTATTCGGCTTCGTTTTTGCCGCTTTTGGCATCGTCGTCCAAATCAGAGAAGCTGACTTTTTGGAATTTGTTTTCAGGGGTGT
This window encodes:
- a CDS encoding SAM-dependent methyltransferase; this encodes MKPVLYLIPTPLAAHDTPCLLPHEQAQIVGLTDFVVEAEKTARSHLKHLGVTAPIRELNLQTLNEHTDPKTLPELLKPLQEGRSMGIVSEAGCPAIADPGADLVALAHRQGFEVRPLVGPSSVLLALMASGANGQNFAFKGYLPSEKNSRIEALKNLEKRSRSQNETQIFIETPYRNEALLADALSCLHEATRLCVACELTSPEQVIVSKTVADWRKSGERPDLRKRPTIFVLHVG
- the yidC gene encoding membrane protein insertase YidC, whose protein sequence is MDFKRLTIFFALALAILMGWEQLFPSPKPNPAQQPAVQQQAAAAKTEAALTPASPITVTTDTVKAVIDEKSGDLRQLTLLKYEATGDAAKQFVLFNDSKDYTYVAQSELLDAQGNNILKDIAFTAPQKQYTLNGDMLEVRLSATAANGLQVDKVYTFHKDSYVIDVRFDVANNSSAAANLSAAYSVVRDKSEPEGQAYFTHSYVGPVVYTPENKFQKVSFSDLDDDAKSGKNEAEYGRTAKTGWLGMIEHHFMATWILQPKDGQTVCSQGDCRIDLKRRNDNLYSAGVSVPMAPVAAGGKTSIDMKLYAGPQTTRVIANVADNLQLAKDYGKVHWFASPLFWLLNVLHGFIGNWGWAIIALTIIVKAVLYPLTNASYRSMAKMRAVAPKLQAIKEKYGEDRMAQQQAMMQLYKDEKINPLGGCLPMLLQIPVFIGLYWALFASVELRQAPWLGWITDLSRADPYYILPLIMAATMFVQTYLNPPPTDPVQAKMMKIMPLIFSVMFFFFPSGLVLYWIINNLLTIAQQWYINKSIEKQRSQGEVVS